The DNA sequence AAGCTGGGTAGAAACACATAGCACTGGAAATTATCCAGGGACAATAACCAAAtaacaaacacagaacaaacagaCAGGCTGAAAGTTCTAGCCCGTTTCATGTGTGCACAGCTATAATTCATAATTTCTAGTAGGTGACCtgaatggacacacacagctccattCAAGAACCACAGTGGCTAAATAAAAACCCTGTTTCAGTGGGCTAAGCTTAAAAGTTCAACCTGCCCAGACCCTGCCAGAAACCAGTGGATTTTAGGTCAGGTGCCAAGTCCTCCGTACCTGGCTGTTAGGTGCACACGCCTTGGACACGGTGTCCTAGCACCCAGTCTCGCAGCACCCCCTGGTTAACGTCAGAGGGGCAGGCACGAACGTCACGGCTACGTCTAAAGAAGTCCCTAGATAATTTAGTCGACGGAACGGGGCCAGTAGGCTATCAATAGCGGCCTATGATAAGACTGTTGGCTTCGCGGTACATTCTAATAAAGCTGCACAGCCGTCACCGACGTCATGCTGTTGTAAATTCAATTGAGCAGTGTGAGAATGGGGAAGGGGTTTCGCTTGATGACAGCGTAGCTTGTTTCCAGCAACGGTATTGGACTGCTAGGCTATGCAAACGAAGGAAAGTCCAAGCAGTTAACCATATGAATATAGCTGACATAATGGGGGTGCAAACatgttgaaaagtgaaaaattagCCAGGTCTACATCACCGAACCTGACGCGAGATAAGTTCTCCAGGTCAAGGACACTGTACggaagagtgtttttttttttaactgtaacGATTAATGTCCGTTAAGTTGGCCAAAGTGCCGGGTAAGAACTGTGCAGAGCTAACTTGTGAGGCTAGCTAACCTGCAAACGAATATAGGCGAAGCCCGAGGTAGTGACAGCTCGCCAAGACTCAGAAGCACAGAAACTGAACTGGCAAGGTTTCCAGCCAACGTTAGCCAGGAACAAGAGCAAGAAACTAAACGTTAAGCCTAGCGGGGAGCTAACTCCCGTCTACTGCTGTCAAGACAGATTGTAAAATAACACACAATTAGCTAGCAATTAGCCATTTAAAAAGAGTTCATTTCGGACAATATGCTAGCTACCTAGACATTTCGCGAAAAATAACCCAGAAGGAAGTGGACAAAatcacacaataaaaatgaaactagttagctaatgttagccagaTCGCTAACCATGGTAGCACCGGAACGGTATGCTATCTAAAATTAGTTCTTGCTAGCTGGGTAAGCCTCGATAAACCCATGAAAATATTACCCCCCAAACAAGTTACCTCACACCATTCCTTCGAGGTGCCCCCCGGCAAACTGTAGTTGGTAACTGGTTGATGCACTCGGCTACCGCTATCCTCAAACTACGAGCACCTCTCGCCATCTTCACTTTGAAGACCTCTGTGTCAGCTGGCAGTACTAGCCTCACAAAAGCCCACCCTTCTGGTAGGTACGGCCTCTGTGATTTTATTGGACAGTACGTGTGCGCGTTGACGTTTCATTGGCCATTCTAGGCGTTCGTCAGAGGTGTTGTACTCATTAATTGTGTTGCGGGTGCGCGCGCACGACTGTCACGAGATGCGGGATTGAGTTGCGCTTGCTTTGGTCGAGCTATGGTACACAGTAAAGGTTAGAGCTAAATTTATGGAcggaaaatacacatttaaaagcagttttcctgtcctgtttgactttttaaaaaactacagtTAACCTTACATTACTAATTAAATGCAATGACATGATataaaatcaaagaaaacaCTCTATTAGACATTATTGAATGATAATTATTTGGGCAGAACTCGATaagtttattttatgtaaatatacacTTTTacaattaatcacattttaatcatACATAATACTGTAGAAATCCCaggcaatttaaaaacaaaaggcatcATGTGCAGGGCTCGAAcacttgacatttttttctgagttgaaaaatttagggCCACACTCATGCATCCCTGTTTGTAGATGCGGCCCTAAATTATTTTCCCAGTTAGCACACGACAGGTTTCTggataaaatgcttttaaaatggtacATCTGTAGACCTCCTTGACAACACAATGGCATTATGCCTCAGATGAGGTGGCATGCATTGGGTCATGggctgtttctttgtttgtccACACTTTTGACTTTCCATGGCTTTGGtgaaggtttattttggtcttctatgtccataaaactttgttccagaactcttctaGCTTGTATCTTTATTTAGTAGTAAGTAAAATTTAGTAGTGCCGTGGCTGAGGCATGTGTGGCTGCTTCTGGAAGAGGTTCACttttttattgatgatgtaattgagtatggcagcagtaggatgaatttgGAAGTGTACAGACTTGTCTAGCAATGGACAAAGAAATTCCTCCATCCTCGTCGACCAGAGTTTCATCccgcagcaagacaatgaccacaaacacacagcctacacacccaaagcattcatcaatgAAATGCTTTGGTTGTGTgggcagtgtgtttgtggagtCATGTTttggactggccaagtcattcaccagATTTAAATCCaactgagcatgcatttcacttgctgaagaggagaccGGCGAcagaaaacccccaaaacaaagatcagctgcaagcagcaattaaggCCTGGAAAGGCATTTCCAAATAAGATACCAAATATTTAGTGACATGACTGGGTCATAGAATTGATGCAGTTATTGAATTTAAGGGCTATGTAGActttattgctttcatttacttttaagttcatccattaacttaattttgcacagctgaaaattggGGGATTCAACACAAAaatagctgtttctgtaaaatggttaaACACATATGCATAGAAATACTATGTAATGAAAGTTGATTGCATGTACTTTTACCTCATATTCATCGTTTGATCTCGAATCTAAAAGCCTTTAAGTATATtgcaaaaataactaatttcactcTACCTGCTACCATACTTTTGGGGGGCACTGTATTCAGTAATAAGCTCCCTGTGTGTTGAATATTTTGAACATTTCCATACAGCTGGCACAACCACCAACAGTTAAATTTTAATGTATAATAGACAAATAGTATCAGATTTAGTGCAAAGCCTAAGAGGCCAGTCTCCAAATATTAAACCAGAAAAGTCATATTAAATTAGGCAAaaacttttgaatgcaattgaaagtcaacactgaaaacacatttgtgtatgATGAAGAACTTTTGTCATCACTCTACAGTCTTTTGCTGTTAACGTATTTTAACAACTCTGATCGACCATGTATTATATTCAGTGGAGCTCAATAGAAATTGCTACAAATGTGTAAGGGTGTTATTTCATCAGTCCGATCTCATGACAAGTAACTGTCAGTCTCTTGATATCTTTAAAACGAACATGACACATGAGCCGTGTAGTCAATAATTCTAGTAATTGAGTAGGCTATAATACTGGATGTCGAAAAGCATTACAGTATCTTTTGTCTTTTCTAGTCGATTCCCCGCGCGTGCGCAATTTGTAATCGCGCTATAACGGAAATAGAAGCCGTTCAGTCTTCCGGGACAGACTTTCTCAGATACGAAAATGGCGAAGATCGCCAAAACACACGAAGGTAAGACGATATTACTGGAAATGCGCGtttaatgtgattttatgtAACACATAGGCATATACCACAATATATCTACTAAATGTGACATGGATCAGCTGTTCTACAAAGAGAAAAATTGCTGTGTTCCTGTAACCGATATGTGAATCAATCTCAACGAGGACATGAAAAGATAATGGCGGCTCAAGCTGCGTCGCAACAAACgcatttagctagctaatgctaactAGTGAAGATATGAAGATGTTTCGGATTGTAAAGCGGAAAGAAGTCTGAATGCAGTGTTTCATATAATACACAGAATGTTAATCAAAGTTACAGCTTGCGTTTCGACAGAAATACTTATATATACAAATAAGTTGaccattttatatttctgaGACGTAGACGTACGAAATGGCTAGTTAGCGAACCTTGCAAAACGCCACGAAATGGATGCCGTTGCCACGTTGCTAGCCTTTGTTTAACGGAGATTAATAATGTTTCGCGATGTACTCATCGTTTTCGTTTTGTGGAATCCATTTACACTCGGATACGACAAAAGAGTCACTATGATTTTCAGCATTAATAAGCAAGATACCTTGCTAGGTAGCTAATCGCGGCCTCTTCGCTTATGACTTTGCTAGCCGTTTAAGTGGATCTGCAGCTGATTAGCGTTAGGCTTTCCGTTAACATTCACGTTTGTTTGCAAGCTAGCGGAAAACAAATGTTACACGCTCACTATACTAGCTACCGGGTAATATTATACCAGGACGTTCCATTTGTGTTTTCTAGATCTAGGCGACGGTATTGGTCCGTGTTGACATTTGACTAGTTAAGTTCCATTTTGAATGGGAGTAGATGTAACGTAGTCCGTTGTTATTTTAAGAATATTGCGTTACTTTAATATTGAATTCAAGTAGTTAATTCAGAGTACCCCATACTTAAATCACAAACAGTTTCATGAAAATTATGTTCTTAAGCTAGACATGACATTGTTTGCAAACCAAATTTGACACAACGATACTAAGAGTGAAATTGATATAGTCGAGCAATTCTACAAAACATCTCACAGAAATTCACTCTGCATTTTTACCCCCTCCCCATTTCTTGTGACCTGTCCCCCTTGACCTTTTCCTCGCTCCCTGCCCGGTGTTGTGCTCCAGACATCGAGGCTCAGATCCTGGAGATCCAGGGGATGAAGGCCACCCTGCTGGAGGAAGGGGAGCAGGGCGTGGGCCTGGATTCCACCGGCTACTACGACCAGGAGATCTACGGCGGCAGCGACAGCCGCTTCGCCGACTACGTCATCTCCATCGCCGCGAACGAGCAAGAGGATGTaagctcccccaccccctaccaagacccccctctttccctttcccccctTGTGTGGCTCAGCACAGCTGGAGTCGGCTTGAGACGGGCTTCTGAAAGGAGACCCGACCGAGCTGGCTTCCTGTGtgaagccccccccacccccccacccagcgtTTGTTTCTCGTGTATGAGCTGTGAGAGCCGGGCTGTGCCGGGCTTGACCAGactcggcctctctctctctcctaggACGACGAGGAAGACTCCTCCACCAGTCTGCTGGGGCAGAAGAAGGCGGGGTATCATGGTCCGGTGGCGATGCTTAACGCCGTTCCGCAGTCAGATGAGCAGGTGAGCgatgcctcctcctcctcctcctcctcctgccttgCACCGGCTCTCCTGCGAGTCCGTCTCTCATCTGTCCGCTGTGTTGGAAGTGGAGGCGTTAGCCGTGTCTGAATCggcttacttgcctactattgagtatacgaGTTGCATACAGCTAGTGTACTCAATAGTAGGCCAGTAAGCTGATTTAGACACTGCTGCTGAAGTCCAGTTCCGGGTTTGTTAGTTGCCAGCTGGCGCTAACATACTGCATTGGCGCTTAGCACCTAAATACTTACGACATTTGGCTTTCTCTACTGGTTTTTCCATTAAGAGAAGAAAATTTGACACTAAGTTCCCCAAATatatattcccccccccccccccccccccccccgccatacgctgccttttttccccaatttggGATGCCCTGTCACACTCTTCACACTTGTATGggggtattattgtctcaaaaataaataaatgtaggtgatccacaaataaatgcagctggttCACATTTGTGCATCGCCTTGCctgcttgcatttatttttgggatTTTTGAGACTGTTCATAcagatgagccacccagcagccctgcggACGATTGCGATCTCTCGTTTTGCTCCCTTTATCGCTCCCTAACCGCtccgttctcccccccccccccccccccgcagtacGACCTCTTCGCCGAGCACCGGCCGCAGAAGATCGCCGACCGCGAGGATGAGTACAAAGGCCGGCGCCGCGTCCTGATCATCTCTCCAGAGCGGCTTGACCCTTTCGCAGACGGTAAATTCCACCCCCGCCGCCCGTCCCgcctctcctcccacccctctccccattGCCTCTCCTTTCATCCTGCTCCTTCAACCTGGGGCTGTACCCCActggtcccgcccccccccttcggcACTTAACCCTTCGATCGCCACCCCGCAGCTCGCACCCCACGCAAGAACGTCCCGTGCTCGTCCTGTCCGGCAGATCGCTGTTTTTGGTTTGGCTGTTACGCAAGTTTCCCATTTACCATACAGTGATGGAAAATTCCTCTCCAGCTCACTTTTCCCAAGAGCAGCTCGATGCCTTTTCAGACAGTTGAAAGATATCCAACAATTTTCTCTTGAAAGTTAATGCAATTCAGCTCCTAAAATTCAGTGTTTGGCTTCCACTGGCTGGATTATTGAGAGGACGACACTCGATGTAATAATACTACAGAGCGTGGGTTGCAGTCTGCCGTGTGTGTATCGAAGGGTTAAGGGACACGTGGAAAGTTATTCTGGTGttcctggggggggagggttaaaAACTGTTTAGAGGTTGTAAGTATTAAAGGCATTCAGACCACAGTGGGTTGTGTGGCGTGTTGAGCGTGTTTCTGCAGTCAACTTTGGGGAGTAATTTACCCACCCTTCCAGTGCGCTTGTCCCCGATCCGGGCCACTGAGGGGGGGAATTGGCagcacctcaccccccccccccccccccccccccctccccatacgTACCAGGAGTCGTGAGAAATATGCCGACCGTGTCAAGCTCTCGGCCCCCAAGTCACCCAGTGTCCCACGATGGCTGATCCTACGTCAGCCTGGCTCGTCTCAAACGATGGCTTTCCCAGAATTCAAATGCGGGACATCCATAAATTGAGCAATGTACACTCTCCCCACACACAAAGTCTCTTGGATGTCCTTGAGCACTATGTCATTGTAGGGGAGTGTGGTGAATTCCTCCCTGTTGGCTCCAGACATGTGGAAAAtggaatgggagggggggtagggggtagggggtgggggggggtttgtagaGAATGGAATGGGTGGGGAGGGAGTTTTGTAGAGGGGTTGGTGGTGCTATGGGAGACATGTTATCTAGCGCAGGCAGTGCAGGAAGTCACACCGGTGTCCTCAGTGCATACAAATCAGAACACAGGAACATACCAGCTCTCAGCATGTGTGCATCAGACATGTATGATTTTCCACCCGTAAAGCCCAAGTTCGTGTCTCCGGACGGTAgtcgccattttggctccacgGTCGCACGTAATGGATACGAAGCCCAGCTTCGGTCTGTGCGAGTGGCAGTGCTCTCCCTCCTGCTGTACCCCTCTGTACTGAACCCTGCTGGACTCGGGAGGGCCTGAGGCCCGCCGCGGGGTTTTCGGAATTAACCCTCGGCCAATCGCCGTGCTCGGAGGCACAGGTCCATCCGGGACCACAGAGGAAGAAGTCAGTCCTCCGGCGGCTGCCTTTGAGGCGTGGCGCTCAGGAGCCGTGCTAGTCGGCCGACTCGCTGAATAATGCACTGAATTCCCGGTCGGGGACCCGAGCCAAGCAGCGATATTTTGGCAGATTGCTGTCCACAACAcgagtgggtgggggagggtgcgTCAGACCTGTTTTATTCAGCTCCTTTTTTTAGAGGGAAATCTGGCACCCGGTCTAAGCTGCTGTTGCGTAGCTCAGTTGCATAAGTCGCACTGAATAGCATATTAAAAGGAGGTGGGGTGTTCAGCATCCAGTGATGACTTTGGCTCCGCCGTGACCTGCAGTTTGATGTCGAAACAGGCCCTGACATTGTTATGtagcaaacagacacacggaGTAGAAGTAACACGCACTCCTTTTACTGCTTGTGTAGTGCCTAGGAGACAGTGCCGTGAGCTGGACAGGGATctttattgtgatgtcacaggacaGCGTGAGACAGTTATGTGGACTGGACAGGTGTcttcattgtgatgtcacggGACAGCATGAGACAGTGATGTGGCCTGGACAGGGATCTTTATTGTGATGTCACGGGACAGTGTGAGACAGTGATGTGGGCTGGACAGACGTcttcattgtgatgtcatagtgcAGTGTGAGACAGTGATGTAGGGTGCCTGTCAGCAGGGGGTGCTGAAAGACAGACTAAACCTGATTACCCCCGAGTAGGACACGCATTCATTGATAGACACCTCTGTGATTTTAGATGCACTGAAAGCAGTGCCTTCAAAGCCTTTAACTGCCCAAAGATCATCCTTACTTGTGTTGCAATACTGCTTTTCAGCTTTCAAAAGAGAACTAGTTCCCTCGGATTTCTTTTGTGCGGGTGCATTAGTGTTCGCCTGGCCTCTGAAATGCATCACATCTCTTAGATTATGGTCAGAGTTGGCGGTGTTGCAGCACAGCACATGTGTCCGTACCCTCTGCACTTGATATTAGGACAAGGATTTCAGAGACAGTGTTCGAACGAAGGAACGGAGATGCAGTTTGTGCGTGACTTGCATAGCCTCCTGATTCTGTTGTTCGAGCCGCTCAGGAGAAAGCAGTCTGGTGTACAGGTAGCGTAGTGTGTTTGAGCGCACAGCTTAACTCTCTACTCACACAGTTTACGTCATGGTTGCCTTTCAGGCCTTGTTATGAGTAACCATGGAAACTCGGTATATCCGTCATACCCTTGCGGGAGCTCCCTCCCCCACAAGTCCCTGTTCACCCAATCCTGTGAGGTTTTTCACCAGTCAGTCAGAATAAACAAAGCAACTAGGCCACATTCAGTCTGGTTAGGTCTACATAAAGCCTGCATGTAGTGAAACCAAGGTTACACacctgtatttttattattttttatttttttcaggcaaAATTGTTGTGCAAGtatgtatttccattttatgtGCGCATAGAATGGAAATATATGATATCAAATCTTGTGTGCCACGATTCCTCAGGCCCATACTAACTGTCCTTATTTTCTCTCCTACAGCAGTACTGCTTTGCCAGTCCTGGCTGCGATCTCTTATGAGCAGCAGCTCGTCCTGTGTAGGTTATGGTCAACGCAGTCTGAAGCGTGCGTTTCAGTGTTCTGTCAGGGCCCCTCTGCCCAGGCGCAGAGGGCGTGGTCAGGGGCCTCTGGTTACCTCCTTAGCAACAGCTAAactccgcccaccccccctcctgggTTCAGAGTTCAAGGAGCAGTGCAGCAAAAGAACTGACTTTTTCTTGTAGTAATTTGCAAAcctgcaaacttttttttgtctcatagttaattttacaaataaaacttATACACTTTTTTTCAAGAATTAGAGAAATTGGAGTCTCACATCAGagctgtttttataaaaatcagATGCCGATCAGGACTTATTTCTATTACTGACCTCCATGACGGTCGACATTGTGCCGTATGACCCAAGTTATGTTACTTACGCCCCATATACAGTGCCACAGAAACCTTATAATAAAGTGGCACTTTGCTGTTCCTGGCGtgcagcattttaaatgttaagcCCAAAGTTAAATGAATGTTCAAAATTCCAAATTTGATTCCACTTCACTGCACCCAAGGCCCCTTTACTGTCAGACAGGACCACTCTGTTTATCCCCGAAAGTGTGTCAGACGAGACGTCCCGGTGCTTAGCCATCATACACCTCCCACATGGTAGCTTTTTGTGAAGGAGGTCATGCACTTAGCCCTGTTCCCACCTAGCGAGATCCCCTATAATGAGACATTTT is a window from the Anguilla anguilla isolate fAngAng1 chromosome 3, fAngAng1.pri, whole genome shotgun sequence genome containing:
- the sf3b1 gene encoding splicing factor 3B subunit 1 isoform X7, which encodes MAKIAKTHEDIEAQILEIQGMKATLLEEGEQGVGLDSTGYYDQEIYGGSDSRFADYVISIAANEQEDDDEEDSSTSLLGQKKAGYHGPVAMLNAVPQSDEQYDLFAEHRPQKIADREDEYKGRRRVLIISPERLDPFADAVLLCQSWLRSLMSSSSSCVGYGQRSLKRAFQCSVRAPLPRRRGRGQGPLVTSLATAKLRPPPLLGSEFKEQCSKRTDFFL
- the sf3b1 gene encoding splicing factor 3B subunit 1 isoform X11, whose protein sequence is MAKIAKTHEDIEAQILEIQGMKATLLEEGEQGVGLDSTGYYDQEIYGGSDSRFADYVISIAANEQEDDDEEDSSTSLLGQKKAGYHGPVAMLNAVPQSDEQYDLFAEHRPQKIADREDEYKGRRRVLIISPERLDPFADGFFSAG
- the sf3b1 gene encoding splicing factor 3B subunit 1 isoform X9, which codes for MAKIAKTHEDIEAQILEIQGMKATLLEEGEQGVGLDSTGYYDQEIYGGSDSRFADYVISIAANEQEDDDEEDSSTSLLGQKKAGYHGPVAMLNAVPQSDEQYDLFAEHRPQKIADREDEYKGRRRVLIISPERLDPFADAVLLCQSWLRSLMSSSSSCASFLPVEA